In Thiospirochaeta perfilievii, a single window of DNA contains:
- a CDS encoding glycoside-pentoside-hexuronide (GPH):cation symporter — translation MNKLTKKNYIGYGFGDLANGLTFGMSATFLLAFYTDVLGITAAAAGTLFLVARIWDAINDPIMGGIADKVFSKRVKNAKDQGKVIEKFRPYLLKGSWPVIIAAILMFIAPKGLDGTQKLIWAYATYILWGMTYTFINIPYGGLAAVMTQDTAERSKLSVSRGLGGLIGAMVTRIVVPLLLVQFSDNEAKGYLITMIVFGGITFLSYLYSYFNVKENIVIQGDTNAKFKFSDIFSVILKNRPFLAVSLASVAMLTGLLIQGSMNIYYFRENLDALELMALTGLTAIIPMLFVSVIVPKLVKNYGVKKTSWVSSLISALIFALLFFLPTSPWIYLGGTLIASVFMMIPNMIVWGMVSDCIDYNQYLSGTRQEGSIYGIYSFVRKMGQAFAGFFSGIGLSIVGYIAGADMQTTGTLLGIKFLTIGVPAIAMFIAFIAYYFIWNLTPEKQKEVIDTINNSNNNKGDLND, via the coding sequence TTGAATAAACTCACAAAAAAGAATTATATAGGTTACGGGTTTGGTGATCTAGCAAATGGATTAACATTTGGTATGTCAGCAACATTTTTACTCGCATTTTATACAGATGTATTAGGTATTACAGCTGCTGCTGCAGGTACACTTTTTTTAGTAGCTCGAATTTGGGATGCTATAAATGACCCAATAATGGGTGGTATTGCGGATAAAGTTTTTAGTAAAAGGGTAAAAAATGCTAAAGATCAGGGTAAGGTAATTGAGAAGTTTAGACCATACCTTTTAAAAGGAAGTTGGCCTGTAATAATAGCTGCTATACTTATGTTCATAGCACCTAAGGGTTTAGATGGAACTCAAAAACTAATTTGGGCATATGCAACTTATATTCTATGGGGTATGACATATACATTTATTAATATACCTTATGGTGGTTTAGCAGCAGTTATGACTCAGGATACAGCAGAGAGATCAAAACTATCTGTTTCCAGGGGTTTAGGAGGCCTAATTGGGGCTATGGTTACAAGAATTGTTGTTCCTTTACTACTTGTTCAATTCTCTGATAATGAAGCCAAGGGTTACCTTATTACAATGATTGTTTTTGGAGGTATCACATTTTTATCCTATCTATATAGTTATTTCAATGTTAAAGAGAATATTGTTATACAAGGTGATACAAATGCAAAATTTAAATTCTCAGATATTTTCTCAGTTATTCTTAAAAACAGACCTTTTTTAGCGGTTTCATTAGCATCGGTTGCAATGTTGACAGGTTTATTAATCCAGGGAAGTATGAATATCTACTACTTTAGAGAGAATTTAGATGCACTGGAACTTATGGCCCTAACAGGTTTAACTGCTATAATTCCAATGTTATTTGTATCTGTAATAGTTCCAAAATTAGTAAAAAATTATGGTGTAAAAAAGACAAGCTGGGTATCAAGCTTAATATCTGCATTAATTTTCGCTCTACTTTTCTTTCTACCAACAAGCCCATGGATATATCTAGGTGGAACATTAATAGCTTCTGTTTTTATGATGATACCTAATATGATTGTTTGGGGTATGGTTTCAGACTGTATAGATTACAACCAATACTTATCTGGGACTAGGCAGGAGGGCTCTATATATGGAATTTACTCCTTTGTAAGAAAGATGGGGCAAGCTTTTGCTGGGTTCTTTTCAGGTATAGGATTATCTATTGTTGGATATATAGCTGGAGCTGACATGCAAACTACAGGGACTTTACTAGGGATTAAATTTCTAACAATAGGTGTACCTGCAATAGCTATGTTTATTGCATTTATAGCCTACTATTTTATTTGGAACTTAACACCAGAAAAACAAAAAGAAGTAATTGATACAATAAACAACTCAAACAATAATAAAGGAGACTTAAATGATTAA
- a CDS encoding AraC family transcriptional regulator has translation MINRYLNFYYNITELNINYISKESNIGLHTGPINSTVLDLSKIEEFLASKADGLRYINIKDDNGLRFLCSPLQKGYIILGPFILDTDPPPKLGRGHSINIEIPIKSIEKIKSYTQLLCLGDIGTLDLEFSSDPIKVHNPVFDDISKLNSSEIDEVYEIERSIRYLISSGDREGLKKLFTKGLYNIATFQDRFPNNPLRSQKNLAIILNSICRLSAEKGGLPNYLLHNISESFAFKIESETSVDGIKNLTFDMLLHYCDAVHNYGIENHSYKIVKTCQYIVLNLHTKLELDTIASHIGSNPAYLSRLFKKEVGKNITEYIREKRVMEARWMLGNTNESITDIALNLGFEDVNYFSKVFNRVVGVPPREYKKGSWQRDFNGLP, from the coding sequence ATGATTAATAGATATTTAAACTTTTATTATAATATTACTGAGCTAAACATAAATTATATTTCTAAAGAAAGTAATATTGGGCTCCATACAGGGCCAATAAATTCCACTGTGTTAGATCTCTCAAAAATAGAAGAGTTTTTAGCTTCTAAAGCTGATGGATTACGATATATTAATATAAAAGATGATAATGGTTTACGCTTTTTATGTAGTCCGTTACAGAAGGGATATATTATATTAGGGCCATTTATTTTAGATACTGATCCTCCACCTAAGCTTGGTAGAGGACACTCCATTAATATTGAGATTCCAATTAAAAGTATCGAAAAGATAAAGTCTTACACTCAGCTTCTCTGTCTAGGTGATATAGGAACATTAGATTTAGAGTTTAGTAGTGACCCTATAAAAGTTCATAATCCAGTTTTTGACGATATATCAAAGTTAAATTCTTCTGAGATAGATGAAGTATATGAGATAGAGAGGAGTATTAGATATTTAATCTCAAGCGGTGATAGGGAAGGTTTAAAGAAACTATTTACTAAGGGGCTATACAATATTGCTACCTTTCAAGATAGATTTCCAAATAACCCTCTACGTTCCCAAAAAAACTTAGCAATTATATTAAATAGTATATGTAGATTAAGTGCAGAGAAGGGTGGATTACCAAATTATTTACTACATAATATTTCAGAGTCTTTTGCTTTTAAAATAGAGTCAGAAACATCTGTTGATGGTATAAAGAATTTAACTTTTGATATGTTATTACACTACTGTGATGCGGTACATAACTACGGTATTGAAAATCATAGTTATAAGATTGTTAAAACATGTCAGTATATAGTTTTAAATCTGCATACAAAATTGGAACTTGACACTATTGCGTCTCATATTGGTTCAAACCCAGCATATCTATCAAGGCTTTTTAAAAAAGAGGTTGGTAAAAATATTACAGAGTATATTAGGGAAAAAAGAGTAATGGAAGCAAGATGGATGCTTGGAAATACTAATGAATCAATAACAGATATTGCACTTAATCTAGGTTTTGAAGATGTTAACTATTTTAGTAAAGTTTTTAATAGGGTTGTGGGAGTTCCTCCAAGGGAGTATAAAAAAGGCTCATGGCAGAGAGATTTTAATGGACTTCCATAA
- a CDS encoding TetR/AcrR family transcriptional regulator, translated as MNKKSKTRKLILDIATELFLKKRSSHVSLEEVADTAGLARRTLYYHFKNKECLVLAIVEPIFKTGLDYIGTFNDIQGIKIKDICGLCLTLWKKHDKNLDLLNMLDFENFKDVITLHNRFKAAYIELFKKVNDTNIDLRGDIMSIAAIIFRCFVPILMKIHKMPDYEARFINSIYGLIEGISNPALSN; from the coding sequence ATGAATAAAAAGAGCAAAACCCGAAAACTTATCCTAGATATAGCTACTGAACTATTTCTAAAAAAACGCTCATCCCATGTCTCTTTAGAAGAAGTTGCAGATACAGCAGGTTTAGCAAGAAGAACCCTCTACTACCATTTTAAAAATAAGGAGTGTTTGGTCCTTGCTATTGTAGAGCCAATATTTAAAACAGGACTAGACTATATTGGAACATTTAATGATATTCAAGGGATTAAAATTAAGGATATTTGTGGTCTTTGTTTAACTCTTTGGAAAAAACACGATAAAAATCTGGACCTATTAAATATGTTAGATTTTGAAAATTTTAAAGATGTGATAACTCTACATAATAGATTTAAAGCTGCTTATATAGAACTTTTTAAAAAGGTAAATGATACTAACATTGATTTAAGAGGTGATATAATGAGTATAGCGGCAATTATATTTAGGTGTTTTGTACCAATATTGATGAAAATTCACAAGATGCCAGATTATGAGGCAAGATTTATAAATTCAATTTATGGATTAATTGAAGGAATATCAAATCCTGCCTTATCTAATTAA
- a CDS encoding glycoside hydrolase family 2 protein: MIKNNINKNWIFKKPEEKNKTVDLPHTWNGLDGQNGGNNYFRGECHYTKELVVDFTPENRVFIELEGANSICKVNIDGKEIGLHKGGYSTFRFELTDHIKSGIKSTLDISVDNAHYDDVYPLMADFTFMGGLYRDVNILIVNPVHFSLTDFGSLGVYLHQEEVTSKSAKLRVESLVTGDKEYKIEARLLDKAGSVVASGSGEKEDIILNVASPKLWNGVENPYMHQLEVDLFVDGKISDLRRIPVGLRSIKAAPNKGIILNGEVINLNGVSRHQDRKDIGWAQGEEEMAEDIQIIREMGANSIRLAHYQHNQIFYDLCDREGIISWAEIPYITTSSDDDTTGSNAISQMTELVKQNINHPSIIMWGVQNEITIAGKENNIEGIVTELNELTKKLDPSRLTAQAQVGHHPDDDSMNSITDIIGYNKYFGWYYDETETMGTWLDKFHSENPSIPLGITEYGCEAILKYHNLSPQKSDYSEEYQTKYHHEILQIFNARPWLWGTYVWNMFDFASDLRNEGGVQGMNNKGLVTHDRKTRKDSFYIYQSYWTDKEVLHITSKRFVKRPKGKTSISVISNLKEVELIVNGKYFGKKKPVENMVTFNDVKLKSGQNVIVAVSGNSSDTILIEGVKKPDKSYNCVAKELNPVGDVANWFSDEDDGLPVPELEFPEGFYSIKDRISKIIKNTEGEAVLKKHLSEMFEHSMFPMAKNFSLEKMAEMSPDLLSRRFLHKINSDLNKIPKN, encoded by the coding sequence ATGATTAAAAATAATATAAATAAAAATTGGATCTTCAAAAAGCCTGAAGAAAAGAATAAAACCGTAGATCTTCCCCATACATGGAATGGTTTAGATGGACAAAACGGTGGAAATAATTACTTTAGGGGAGAGTGCCATTATACTAAAGAATTAGTAGTAGATTTTACTCCAGAGAATAGAGTATTTATTGAACTTGAAGGTGCAAATAGTATCTGTAAAGTAAATATTGATGGTAAAGAGATTGGTTTACATAAGGGTGGTTACTCTACTTTTAGGTTTGAGTTAACAGACCATATAAAGTCTGGTATAAAATCTACACTAGATATATCCGTGGATAATGCTCACTATGACGATGTATACCCATTAATGGCAGACTTTACATTTATGGGTGGTCTATATAGGGATGTTAATATTTTAATTGTTAATCCTGTTCACTTTAGCCTAACTGACTTTGGATCATTAGGTGTCTATCTACACCAGGAAGAGGTTACTAGTAAGAGTGCAAAACTTAGAGTTGAGTCACTAGTTACTGGTGATAAAGAGTATAAAATTGAAGCACGATTATTAGATAAAGCTGGATCTGTTGTGGCTTCAGGAAGTGGAGAAAAAGAGGATATAATTTTAAATGTAGCTTCACCTAAATTATGGAACGGAGTAGAAAATCCATATATGCATCAGTTAGAAGTTGATCTCTTTGTAGATGGGAAAATATCAGATTTAAGACGAATACCTGTTGGTTTAAGGAGTATTAAAGCTGCCCCTAATAAGGGAATTATTTTAAACGGAGAAGTTATTAATCTAAATGGTGTTAGTAGACATCAAGATAGAAAGGATATTGGTTGGGCTCAGGGTGAAGAAGAGATGGCTGAAGATATACAAATAATAAGAGAGATGGGTGCAAACTCAATTCGTCTTGCCCACTACCAACACAATCAGATATTCTACGATCTATGCGATAGAGAAGGTATTATATCATGGGCAGAGATTCCTTATATAACAACATCTTCCGATGATGATACAACAGGTTCTAATGCGATAAGTCAGATGACAGAGTTGGTAAAACAAAACATCAACCACCCTTCCATAATTATGTGGGGAGTTCAAAATGAGATTACAATTGCAGGGAAAGAGAATAACATAGAAGGTATTGTTACTGAATTAAATGAGTTAACTAAAAAGCTAGATCCTAGTCGGTTAACAGCTCAAGCCCAAGTTGGGCACCACCCTGATGATGATTCAATGAACTCTATAACTGATATAATTGGATATAATAAATATTTTGGTTGGTATTACGATGAAACAGAGACTATGGGAACATGGTTAGATAAATTTCATAGCGAGAACCCTAGTATTCCCCTAGGAATAACAGAATACGGTTGTGAAGCTATCCTAAAATATCATAACTTAAGTCCACAAAAAAGTGATTATAGTGAGGAGTATCAAACAAAATATCATCATGAGATACTTCAGATATTTAATGCTAGACCATGGCTTTGGGGTACTTATGTTTGGAATATGTTTGATTTTGCATCTGATCTTAGAAATGAGGGTGGAGTTCAAGGTATGAACAACAAGGGTTTAGTAACCCATGACCGGAAAACTAGAAAGGACTCATTCTATATTTATCAATCATATTGGACAGATAAAGAGGTATTACACATAACATCAAAAAGATTTGTTAAACGTCCTAAGGGCAAAACATCTATTTCTGTAATATCTAATTTAAAAGAGGTTGAATTAATTGTAAATGGAAAATACTTTGGAAAGAAGAAGCCTGTTGAAAATATGGTAACCTTTAATGATGTTAAGTTAAAAAGTGGACAAAATGTTATTGTTGCAGTTAGTGGGAACAGTAGTGATACAATCTTAATTGAGGGCGTAAAAAAACCAGATAAGTCTTATAACTGTGTAGCAAAAGAGTTAAATCCTGTTGGAGATGTAGCAAACTGGTTCTCAGATGAGGATGATGGATTACCTGTTCCTGAGTTAGAGTTTCCAGAAGGATTCTACTCAATAAAAGACAGAATATCAAAAATTATAAAAAACACTGAGGGTGAAGCAGTTCTAAAAAAACATCTTAGTGAGATGTTTGAACACTCAATGTTTCCTATGGCAAAAAATTTCTCCCTTGAAAAAATGGCTGAAATGAGCCCTGATCTACTAAGTAGAAGATTTTTACACAAAATAAACTCAGACTTAAATAAAATTCCTAAGAATTAA
- a CDS encoding HsmA family protein, with the protein MIIFAIVTISMALVFYTIGVFGEKLSGGLKSWNLILFWIGLFFDTTGTLLMSLISKQDGITLHFVTGALALILMLFHAAWATIVLIKKNEQMIMKFHRFSIVVWLIWLVPYLTGVIINI; encoded by the coding sequence ATGATTATATTTGCAATAGTAACAATTTCTATGGCTTTGGTATTTTATACTATAGGTGTATTTGGAGAAAAACTCTCTGGAGGATTAAAAAGTTGGAACTTAATCTTATTTTGGATTGGGCTATTTTTTGATACAACAGGAACTCTTTTAATGTCATTGATAAGTAAGCAGGATGGGATTACTTTACACTTTGTAACAGGAGCCTTAGCCTTAATTTTAATGCTATTTCATGCAGCTTGGGCAACTATAGTTTTAATTAAAAAAAATGAGCAAATGATCATGAAATTTCATAGGTTTAGTATAGTTGTTTGGTTAATATGGTTAGTTCCATATTTAACAGGAGTAATAATTAATATCTAA